A region from the Coffea eugenioides isolate CCC68of chromosome 9, Ceug_1.0, whole genome shotgun sequence genome encodes:
- the LOC113782137 gene encoding putative leucine-rich repeat receptor-like serine/threonine-protein kinase At2g19230, translating into MQVHAAGEGNKPLISMNGRNLSEKELEFEEHARRELILGRSSFISIDCGIENGNDYTDSETGISYTSGVPNVESGVNMKISDEFLSQTQNYQKLLSTVRSFPEGNSSCYTLKPTANGGGHKYLIRAFFMYGNYDLKSQPPLFKLYLNANEWDEVKLDNASQILIKEVIHNPPTDYIHVCLVNVGSGTPIISALEIRELSNTIYDTMYNDSLILYRRLDEGASSTISNKFQRYPDDLYDRIWEVPDYRPDWEPISTTSYISEEYLENTYKPSPIVMSTAVRPAHGGSLVLSQNVDRNQQFYLYMHFLEVEDLPPTQIRKFVIYLNNEIWSDPVVPGSRPDTVYSTHSVGSTDTLLFSINMTDNSTLPPVLNAVEFYIPKNFPILPTNQSDVDAMISIRSKYGVKKNWQGDPCVPEELRWDGLDCNTNDQGLYSIISMNLSFSGLKDEITFSLSKLDSLQSLDMSHNDLTGTIPDFLANMPSLRTINLSGNKLEGSVPALLLDKMNNGALALSLDGNPDLCLSGPCKKKKSHKQRLIVSIVLPTISCLLGIVIGVAIFKHRIKAASTKGTCDELKKEQGEGGTIVELKKEQLLKTKSTMFKCSEIIEITNTFRTVIGRGGSGIVYLGCLEDGSNVAVKMLSSSSATRGQKQFQSEVEILIKIHHTNLVSFVGYCAEGRAMALICEYMANGNLRQHLSGILTSIN; encoded by the exons ATGCAAGTCCATGCTGCAGGAGAAGGCAATAAGCCGCTGATTTCCATGAATGGTCGCAATTTATCTGAAAAAGAGCTTGAGTTTGAGGAACATGCACGAAGGGAACTTATACTAGGCAGATCCA GTTTCATCAGTATCGACTGTGGCATAGAAAATGGTAACGATTATACTGACAGCGAAACTGGAATTAGTTATACTTCAGGTGTGCCAAATGTTGAAAGCGGAGTAAACATGAAAATATCTGATGAATTCTTGTCTCAAACTCAAAACTATCAAAAGCTGCTGTCAACTGTTAGAAGTTTTCCTGAAGGAAACAGCAGTTGCTACACACTGAAACCAACAGCAAATGGCGGAGGCCACAAGTACCTGATTAGAGCATTCTTCATGTACGGAAATTATGATTTGAAGAGTCAACCACCACTTTTCAAACTCTACCTTAATGCAAATGAGTGGGATGAAGTAAAACTGGACAATGCATCTCAGATTCTGATCAAAGAAGTCATACATAATCCTCCTACAGATTATATACACGTCTGTCTTGTCAATGTTGGCTCCGGAACACCTATTATTTCAGCACTTGAGATAAGAGAGTTGAGCAACACCATCTATGATACTATGTATAATGATTCGCTAATCCTCTACAGAAGGTTAGATGAAGGTGCAAGTTCAACGATTAGCAACAAATTCCAGAG GTACCCGGATGATCTCTATGATCGTATATGGGAAGTCCCTGACTACCGGCCTGATTGGGAACCAATTAGCACAACTTCTTACATTAGTGAAGAATATCTTGAAAACACCTATAAACCTTCACCAATCGTCATGAGCACTGCAGTCAGGCCTGCGCATGGAGGTTCGCTGGTGCTGTCTCAAAATGTTGATCGCAACCAACAATTCTACTTGTACATGCATTTCCTCGAGGTGGAAGATCTCCCACCGACTCAAATCAGGAAGTTTGTCATATACCTGAACAATGAAATCTGGTCCGACCCTGTTGTTCCAGGCAGTCGTCCAGATACTGTCTACAGCACACACTCTGTGGGTAGTACTGATACCCTACTATTCTCAATCAATATGACAGATAATTCGACACTTCCCCCAGTTCTCAATGCCGTAGAGTTCTATATTCCCAAGAATTTCCCTATCTTGCCCACGAATCAAAGTGACG TTGACGCCATGATCAGCATTAGGTCAAAATATGGTGTAAAGAAAAATTGGCAAGGAGATCCCTGCGTACCCGAGGAACTTAGGTGGGATGGACTAGACTGCAACACCAATGATCAGGGTCTATACAGTATCATTTCAAT GAACCTATCCTTCAGCGGGTTAAAAGATGAAATCACATTCTCGTTGTCTAAACTTGATTCACTCCAAAGCTT GGACATGTCACACAATGACTTGACAGGAACAATCCCAGATTTTTTGGCCAACATGCCTTCCTTAAGAACAAT TAACTTATCTGGAAACAAGCTGGAAGGCTCAGTTCCTGCACTTCTTCTTGATAAAATGAACAACGGGGCATTAGCACTCAG TTTGGATGGAAACCCGGATCTTTGTTTATCAGGCCCTTGCAAGAAGAAGAAGTCTCATAAGCAGAGACTGATCGTTAGCATCGTTTTACCGACCATATCATGTCTTCTTGGCATAGTAATCGGGGTAGCGATTTTCAAGCACAGAATAAAAGCCGCCTCAACGAAGG GTACTTGTGATGAACTAAAGAAAGAACAAGGAGAGGGCGGTACTATCGTTGAACTAAAGAAAGAACAACTATTGAAGACCAAAAGTACAATGTTCAAGTGCTCTGAGATAATTGAAATTACCAACACCTTTCGGACAGTTATTGGAAGGGGAGGTTCTGGAATAGTTTATCTTGGATGCTTGGAAGATGGCAGCAATGTTGCCGTAAAAATGCTGTCTTCTTCATCAGCAACCCGTGGACAAAAGCAGTTTCAATCAGAG GTGGAAATCTTGATCAAGATTCATCACACAAACTTGGTATCATTTGTCGGATATTGCGCTGAAGGAAGAGCTATGGCTCTAATCTGTGAGTATATGGCGAACGGAAATTTAAGACAACATTTATCAGGTATTTTAACCTCTAT aaattag